The Streptomyces sp. NBC_01353 genome contains a region encoding:
- a CDS encoding excinuclease ABC subunit UvrA encodes MTTPAAADSHHVIQVRGARENNLKDVSVDLPKRRLTVFTGVSGSGKSSLVFGTIAAESQRLINETYSAFLQSFMPALGRPDVDGLHNLSAAIVVDQERMGANSRSTVGTATDAYTMLRIVFSRLGTPHIGTSGAFSFNLPEGMCPRCEGVGQISDIDVDELVDRTKSLNEGAITVPGYAVDSWMWQVMAHSGFYDPDKKLADFTEQEWEDFLHKPSCKVKVGSNNFTYEGLVLKLQRTVLSKDREAMQAHIRAFVDRAVVFRTCPECEGTRLTRAALSSRIDGVNIAECSAMQISDLADFVRRIEDPSVAPLLAGLRELLESLVEIGLGYLSLDRASGTLSGGEAQRVKMVRHLGSSLTDVTYVFDEPTTGLHPHDIQRMNDLLLRLRDKGNTVLVVEHKPEVIEIADHVVDLGPRAGSAGGEICYSGDVPGLRTSGTLTGDHLAHRAKLRAEVRPRTGSLSIEGATQHNLRNVSVEIPTGVLTVVTGVAGSGKSSLIHGNLPGREGVVVADQSPIRGSRRSNPATYTGVLNPIRTAFAKANGVKAALFSANSEGACPTCNGLGLVYTDLAMMAGVASVCEECEGKRFTSAVLSYTLDGKNIHEVLSMSIEEAYDFFTAKGQARTILGRLKDVGLGYLRLGQPLNTLSGGERQRLKLAIHMAEKGAIYVLDEPTTGLHLADVDQLLALLDRLVEAGNTVVVIEHHQAVMAHADWLIDLGPGAGHDGGSIVFEGTPSELVEKGDTLTARHLKAYVGA; translated from the coding sequence ATGACCACCCCCGCCGCAGCGGACAGCCACCACGTCATCCAGGTCCGCGGAGCCCGGGAGAACAACCTCAAGGACGTCTCCGTCGACCTCCCCAAGCGTCGCCTCACCGTCTTCACCGGTGTCTCCGGCTCCGGGAAGTCCTCGCTCGTCTTCGGCACCATCGCCGCCGAGTCGCAGCGCCTGATCAACGAGACCTACAGCGCCTTTCTCCAGTCCTTCATGCCGGCCCTCGGCCGGCCGGACGTGGACGGACTGCACAACCTGAGCGCCGCGATCGTCGTCGACCAGGAGCGGATGGGCGCCAACTCCCGCTCCACGGTGGGCACGGCGACCGACGCGTACACAATGCTCCGGATCGTCTTCAGCCGCCTCGGCACCCCGCACATCGGCACCTCCGGCGCCTTCAGCTTCAACCTGCCCGAGGGCATGTGCCCGCGCTGCGAGGGCGTCGGCCAGATCTCCGACATCGACGTCGACGAGCTCGTCGACCGCACCAAGTCCCTCAACGAGGGCGCCATCACCGTGCCGGGCTACGCCGTCGACTCCTGGATGTGGCAGGTCATGGCCCACTCCGGCTTCTACGACCCCGACAAGAAGTTGGCGGACTTCACCGAGCAGGAGTGGGAGGACTTCCTCCACAAGCCGTCCTGCAAGGTGAAGGTCGGCTCCAACAACTTCACCTACGAGGGCCTGGTCCTGAAGCTCCAGCGCACGGTCCTCTCCAAGGACCGCGAAGCCATGCAGGCCCACATCCGGGCCTTCGTGGACCGCGCCGTGGTCTTCCGCACCTGCCCCGAGTGCGAGGGCACCCGCCTGACCCGGGCCGCCCTGTCGTCCCGTATCGACGGGGTCAACATCGCCGAGTGCTCGGCGATGCAGATCAGCGACCTGGCCGACTTCGTCCGCCGGATCGAGGACCCTTCCGTCGCCCCGCTCCTCGCGGGCCTGCGCGAACTGCTCGAGTCCCTCGTCGAGATCGGCCTCGGCTATCTCAGCCTGGACCGGGCCTCCGGCACGCTCTCGGGCGGCGAGGCGCAGCGCGTGAAGATGGTGCGGCACCTCGGCTCCTCACTCACCGACGTCACGTACGTCTTCGACGAGCCCACCACGGGACTGCACCCGCACGACATCCAGCGCATGAACGACCTGCTGCTGCGGCTGCGCGACAAGGGCAACACGGTCCTCGTCGTGGAGCACAAGCCGGAAGTCATCGAGATCGCCGACCACGTGGTGGACCTGGGTCCGCGGGCGGGCTCGGCGGGCGGCGAGATCTGCTACTCCGGCGATGTGCCCGGCCTGCGCACCTCCGGGACGCTGACCGGCGACCACCTCGCGCACCGGGCGAAGCTGCGCGCCGAGGTACGGCCCCGGACCGGCTCGCTCTCCATCGAGGGGGCGACCCAGCACAACCTCCGGAACGTGAGCGTCGAGATCCCGACCGGCGTCCTGACCGTCGTCACGGGCGTCGCCGGCTCCGGCAAGTCGTCCCTCATCCACGGGAACCTGCCGGGCCGGGAGGGTGTCGTCGTCGCCGACCAGTCCCCGATCCGCGGCTCGCGCCGCTCGAACCCGGCGACGTACACGGGAGTGCTCAACCCGATCCGTACCGCCTTCGCCAAGGCCAACGGCGTCAAGGCCGCGCTCTTCAGCGCCAACTCGGAGGGCGCGTGCCCGACGTGCAACGGGCTCGGTCTCGTCTACACCGACCTGGCGATGATGGCGGGCGTCGCCTCGGTCTGCGAGGAGTGCGAGGGCAAGCGCTTCACAAGTGCGGTGCTCTCCTACACCCTCGACGGGAAGAACATCCACGAGGTCCTGTCGATGTCGATCGAGGAGGCGTACGACTTCTTCACGGCGAAGGGCCAGGCGCGGACGATCCTCGGCCGGCTGAAGGACGTCGGCCTCGGCTACCTCCGCCTCGGCCAGCCCCTCAACACCCTCTCGGGCGGCGAGCGGCAGCGCCTGAAGCTGGCGATCCACATGGCCGAGAAGGGCGCGATCTACGTCCTCGACGAGCCGACCACCGGGCTGCACCTGGCCGACGTCGACCAGCTCCTGGCCCTCCTGGACCGGCTCGTCGAGGCGGGCAACACGGTCGTGGTCATCGAGCACCATCAGGCGGTCATGGCCCACGCCGACTGGCTGATCGACCTGGGCCCGGGCGCGGGCCACGACGGCGGCAGCATCGTCTTCGAGGGCACCCCGTCCGAACTGGTCGAGAAGGGCGACACCCTGACGGCACGCCACCTCAAGGCGTACGTGGGCGCCTGA